In the genome of Megalops cyprinoides isolate fMegCyp1 chromosome 18, fMegCyp1.pri, whole genome shotgun sequence, the window TACCTCAAATCGTCTGCTCTTATCCATCAGGCCATGCAGACAATATACAGATCTGTTTTGAACTTATTCAAGCTGGCatggtgaggaagaggaggtcaGGGGACAGTGCCGCAGCACAGCAGGGAGGTCAGGGGACAGTGGGACCCGGGGGACCTGCGGTTACGGCTGACAGTTAGCTGACACAGATGTGTCTGTACAACCTTGTGCAGGGCCACGGCCATCTCGAAGGTCCCCACGGTGTCCATGTTAGCAGCGATGATGGGAATCCCCCTGTAACTGCCCTTTGAGTTCCTGAAGGAGAAACTGCGCATCAGGTccacctgagacagagagggagggggaaggaggagggagacagagatacagagaagggggaatggagagggagagagggggagagagaaagttcagaataataaaacagtgaaaactggggatggtggctgtgtgtgctgcatgaaAAGTTATATTATGAGCTAAAAGCAGTATTTACATACAGGCAAAACATTGGTGCGTTGCCACAAAGACTGATATTGGTTGGCATAGTCAGTTTAAGGGGAGTGGAGTTATGTCAAAGCAGTCATGCTCAATGCTGAAGGTAGGAGCACAGGCAACGGGCTTACCCAAAGCCTTTTAACGATCTTTATTTCGGCAGAATATCTACTGCTAGGGTTGCCAGTATTGGGGTTTTTAACGAGAAATGCAAATATGGTAATTCTAAGGACCAATGTGTCAATATACGACGACCGGTGGCCAATGAGGTATTTTTCAGAAGAGACGCGACCGAAAAGTCTTGGAGATTTGTCCTGTAGTCAAAAGAAGGTTCGGGATCTGAATTTACGGAGAACAGAGCGTGACGTCGCACGCACCCGGAAGCGTCGCATCAAGCCGTACCTCGCTGCGGGACTTCAGCGTGCTGCGTTTGGGACGCAGCAGGACGTCCTTGAAGTCCAGCTTGATGTCGTTCTCGATGCGAGGCATGTCTCTGGCGTGTGGGGCGAGTCCTCCgatctgtctgtgagggagagcacTCGTTTACTGCACGCATGTCGGTTCTTCTTCGCACGCATCCGCCCCAAcggaaatatgaaaatatggtGGGGGGAACACGGGATAACTTACACACGTGATGGCATAATTTGCGAGTCTTTTGTCTAAATTAGACACATTGCATTCagaataacaagaaaaaaactgctaGTTAGTTACATATCAGTGCACTTACATAAACACAAGCAAGTAGCTTCCCAGCTAAAACGGATTAATTCAAAGGTTGCCTACACCCACCTGTTCTTCCTTTAGCCTTCGTTTGGTTTAATGCACGTGTCAGAGGTAGcgttatttcaataaatatgtcTTAGATTTCGTGCTTGTTGGGTCAGCCGGGTATTGACAGCGGTTCGCTTAAAGTTTGCTCTGCAATCTAACAATCAAAAGTGCAGCTAGCTTTTTACCCTGCAAGAAAAGTCAGTTTACAAGGTTAGCAGATATCTTCTGTATGTATAAATACGTTATATCGCAAAAAGTATTTAagagctagctagttagcatgcCACTGAATCTAATAAAGCTATATCGACAGCATTAACATAAAGCATTAGCTTTCGAAATAAGTAGGCTAGAAATATCTATGAACACAAGCGCTTGCTCGCTAATGGGCCGTTTAtaaatctccctctctctcgcttcctGGTTGCAAATGTACGCGCTGTTCTGAACTGTAAAATCGCTTCGTGGCCACATAGGAAATGTAGTGTCACTCTTACAGTAATTTCAGTTCACTCCCATTGGGCAGTGACAGTAAAGGAACTACAACGGAGTTAATCTCCTGATAAGCATGCTTAGACTTCCGTTTAGCGCGGTGTTTTCTGGGGGCTGTATTTCACACTAAAGGAAACTATAATAACTGCAACAACAGCGGTGACTTGTGACATTACTGGCATCATAGCTGGTGTCGTAACTATAGCAGCACTTAAAATCGGAACAAGCAATGGCATGGTAACAAATTTTATATTCCTATGCCTTAGAAAGGTATGCTCGATATGTATGCTCTCTGACTACATTTTACGGAAATGTAATTACCCGGACCCCTTTATCTCACTTCGGAGGTGAGATAAAGACGGAGTTATTTTGAGGTCGCACAGGAAATACGGCGGAATTGAGCGACGGAGAGAGATTCCGAGGGAAAGAGGGGTAGTGTCTGGAGTTGGGTTGTCTAGAGCTTCGTCATATCATACTAGTTTTTGTTTCTATCAAATAACCTGCCTCCTTCAAAAATAACGTTTTTGCGGTTTTAGAGACcacaagattttaaaatgttgattaaaGTTAAGGTAAGAAAACGTTGGCTACGCTAAGCTAACAgatgtaaacataaaatgattttatggaATTCAAAGAGAAATGTTGCCTAGCGAGATAACTCAAGATTAGGTAGGTATCTAGTTAGTTTGACAAGACCTATATGTaggctagctagcaaactgtTTAGGTATTCTAACCTTAGCCGTGAGAGCAGGGAGTGTCGACCGTAACCTAAACCGGAGAGAAGCCGGGAGCTAGCGAACTATTTTCTGAGCTGCCGATTAAACTGTTTGTACTTAGCTAATGGTACAACCAAATTGCATTTCTAATGAAGAAAAGTATTATAAATTGACTGTGATCGCGCCGTGTTAGTGCCGTGCATTATCGTTCGCTCCGGTCGTAAGTTTTCTCCCTGTCATTGCACCCCGTAACTTCCCCTGCCTCTTTCACAGACTCTAACTGGCAAAGAAATCGAGATAGACATAGAGCCCACAGACAAGGTAAGCTCCCTGTCAATGTCATGTTCTGTGCTGTAGCGTCGAAGTAGTCACTGTGTACTGCATGTTATTTACCGCCACTCCTCattgtaataaatacataatgcgCTGTATTCTCCAATCAGTCAGAGTGTACATACTGTAGTAACCCCCACTCTCGCAGTGCAGTGTTGACGCACTGCAGCGTCCAGTCAGTCGTTGTGTATTTTACTCGGTAATCTTCTTTTTCAGTGGAATGATCTGTGATGTCCAGTCAGTAagtgtgtgcatactgtatgaTTCTATCTCTCTCAGGTGGAGAGGATTAAAGAAAgggtggaggagaaggaggggatTCCCCCTCAGCAGCAGAGACTCATCTATAGCGGGAAACAGATGTGAGTCTGAAAGACAGCCAGCTCTGGTTGTGCCCTCATTGCCTGAAAGATGCTCTGTTCAGCCATTACACAGCTTTGTGTATGCTGTGTTaacaccctctctctgtcatcacCCTGCCCTCTTCAGGAATGATGAAAAGACAGCGGCAGACTACAAAATCCAGGGGGGCTCGGTGTTGCATCTGGTTTTGGCGCTAAGAGGAGGGGTCCTCCACAGTCCCAACATTCAGCTGTCCCCCTTGTAATCGCTCGTCTCGCTGTGACCACCTCGGAGTTTCTGTTGGCAGCACCAAACGCACATTACCGGGCACACCGTCTACTCTGAGGTTCTGAAAATCGTCTGCGCTAATTTCACGCTGCTGATGGAGCGTCCCTCTTTGAGTTCCTGTGTAGAATATGTTGTAGTCAGCTCCGCCTCCTGTCTTTGAGTTCCTGTGTAGAATATGTTGTAGTCAGCTCCGTCTCCTGTCTTTGAGTTCAGCGTGTTAAGATGAGAAAGCACCATGGCGCAGTTTGGTGAGTGCTGACTGAGATGGtgacactgcttttttttttttgtgaaataaatctgACCAATCAGAGTGCGACATGTGTGGCTTTTCTTGATCCTTTGGGGAATTAGTATTCCTGCTTCTCTGATTGCCACGAGCTGTTGTTGCCTTGAGCAAGGTGCCTGCTAAGCCAATTATGTGATGTAATTAGTAATAATTAGTAATGTAATTGCCAGCTCCAGAACACAAAGGATCCCTTTCTTGTCTCTGCTCCATGCAGAGCCCTGGTTAGTCTGGTGTAGCTGGGCTGAAAGTGATTCCTGAGCATGCTTTTATAGTGGCAAACCATTGTCTGCAGGTGTAGTTTATGAACTATGCACCTCTGGCATATCCTCTTCTGCCATCTGCAGTCATGCAGCGGTTGACCTTTTTGGTCTTTGAGTGTTTGATGCCATGGAAAATGGAGGCTTTTGACGTTGCAGCTCAACATGAATTTATTCCACACCATGAGCTGCAGTTCCCTTGCTGTGCCTGTAAAACTGTGGGGGGCGCTGCAACGCTGCAGACAGTTTCCATAGATGGAAGGAGCTTGAAGGGAGTTTGAGGTGTAAGAGGTAATACAGTGGCACAGAATCCGTGTTGCATCTGAAATGAGTGCATGTCAGGGGTTTATTCTGCCAAGGGAACATAagataaattaaatacattcatacatacatacatataacttCTTGCTTTCCAGGGTTTCTGTTGCTATTTTcagactgcatgtgtgttttttgctgaACACACTGTTCTAAAAACATCAGagggatgattttttttctctgagggaaaaaatcaaaatttggCCACTTTCAGCTGCAGGCTGAACTAAGTGAGACGGTGGGGCGGATACACCAAGCAGACGTCATGTACACCTCTGCACCAGCTTACACCATCAGCACTGACACCAGCCTTACCCCCGGTGTAAAGTCCGTCCTGACATATTAACACCTGAGTTGTGTCTGAGACATTGAACATTCTGTGCCATTTACTACTTTAGTTCGCAAGTATGGAAGTGTATTGGGTGGTGCTAGGTGTACTTAATATGCATATGTTAAAGGTCATAGCATAGTGTTGATGACTCcaaattaaaccttttttttgtgagaagtttACACCTACATGGCAGTAGATGTGTGATGGTATTCTTGGAAACGTGTAATGCACGCTACAGACTTGCATACTCAGTGAATTGGAACAGTCATGTTCGTCCTCTCTccaaataaacacagaacatCTGATTCAGTTCAGTATGTAGagtttatttctttctttatatACATTCACGTGGAAACTCATACAAAATCTAAAAGAAACATCTCCAGTAGCGACAGCACACTTCCGTGTGaagcatttttgtgtatgtttgtgtgtataatttGGGGTCTACTGGTTTCCCAGTCACCCCTCTTATACAAACTAGACTcttagaaaaaggaaaacattcacTATGGAGACAAACATTCATAACAATAAAGATTCATATAAAATCTCTCTGGATCACAATTACATTGTGTAAATAGATGGTTATTAATATCGTCCTAATATTGCATGGCTCtcagcttttttctttctgaccTGACAGATACATTGCAGACACTTGTGGAGAGATTCAGCtgagttcagtgtttgtgtgcgacATGACTGTTAAACTCCAGTCATCAGAAGCACACAGGCAGCATTTCCATGTTTGTGTCAAGGCAAAGAATTTGGACATTAAACATTAGAATATAAAACAGGCCAGTGTGGTTTAAAGTGGTGGGCTAAGCACAGGCTGCAGGCAGGTTTGTGGCTACAGTGCAGTTATAGTATTCGTGATGTTTTGATTAGCTTCTTAGAGAGAGAGTTCCTGATTTGAGAGGTTTTCAGCATTATGTTATGGAGTCTGCAAAATGCCCATGTAGATGTGAGATGTTTTTATGGGATGTGAGTGTTATCAGCATCACTTCATTACTGGGGTCATGGAACTGAGATGTTTGTGGtttgaaatgcaataaaatgggGGATTTGGAAAGTGTTACATCACAGGTCTTAGAGGGATACATCTATTGGCACTTTTCATGTTATGAGTCTACACTAAATCATAGGTATAAGTGACATTAGTAACTACTTCACTACACTCCATAATCCCAACATGGATCTATCTCCTtatcatatatacatacatctACAAGTGTTCCAACAGATGATGGTGTCTGGGTGTGTCACTGACAGCTTTCAGGAAAGACTGGCCATGTCTCACCAGtatgtgtgtattctgtgtccTGCAGAGAACACTGCTGTGGATGAAATACGTGACACAGCGTGAGATGCAGCCTGTGGGTGTGAGCACGTCACCATCAGCCACCTCGCTGCGTAATGCTGTGTAACACCCACAGAATCAGTGAGTGTAACTTAACGCTGGCAGAAGAACATCTTCAGAATGTGGAGCCCAACactggcagagtgtgtgtgtgtgtgtgtgtgtgtgtctgtgagtggaGATGGTTTGGGGAATGTGCCACATCATCTAAATCTACACAGAGAGCTCTCCTGTAGTCACCTGACAGCACAGTCAGCTCCTGTTATTACCGTTTATTTAGGAGGGTGCACACACTAtcaacagcagctctgtgatCAGAAGAAGACAGCAGGCCCTGGGCCACAGCTACTCTATCATATTACATGTAAGTTAACAAGAATAGATCTAG includes:
- the LOC118793316 gene encoding NEDD8-like, which encodes MLIKVKTLTGKEIEIDIEPTDKVERIKERVEEKEGIPPQQQRLIYSGKQMNDEKTAADYKIQGGSVLHLVLALRGGVLHSPNIQLSPL